The genomic stretch GTAATAACCCTTCGCGCGGCGAAGGATCTTCTTCCGCTTCAGACGACGCTTGTTGCCGCGTTTGACTCTCGGCATCGGGACTCCTCGCAGGCCGTCGGAGCGTCGAGGCTCCGCTCGGCGGGAAAAGGCGCGGCTACCCCTTGTAGGGGAGCATCCGCTCGACGGTTTTCTGGTCCGCCTTCGAGACGAGGGCGGGCATGTCGAGGCCGCGCTTCCGCTTGGTGGACTTCTTGGTCAGGATGTGGCTC from Candidatus Polarisedimenticolaceae bacterium encodes the following:
- the rpmI gene encoding 50S ribosomal protein L35, with protein sequence MPKLKTHRGAAKRFKKTAGGKIKRSKAYKSHILTKKSTKRKRGLDMPALVSKADQKTVERMLPYKG